A part of Brassica rapa cultivar Chiifu-401-42 chromosome A05, CAAS_Brap_v3.01, whole genome shotgun sequence genomic DNA contains:
- the LOC103870500 gene encoding tyrosine-protein phosphatase RLPH2 has product MSQKPRTVICVGDIHGYITKLTNLWLNLQSALDPSQFTSALVIFLGDYCDRGPETRKVIDFLISLPEKHPEQTHVFLAGNHDFAFAAFLGLLPRPWDGSELKETWREYEESEEREGWYKGEGFEEMHLQGRRWAGKIKAQFNSVKGMAYKGSIYDAGTTFESYGVPHGSSDLMKAVPESHKKFLTNMVWVHEEDDVCVETEEGVKRCKLIAVHAGLEKGDSVEEQLKLLRAKDTSISKVPYLSGRRNVWDIPQELDDKETVLVSGHHGKLHMDGLRLIIDEGGGYPEKPVAAIVLPSKMIIRDTDNVSS; this is encoded by the exons ATGTCGCAAAAACCACGGACGGTGATATGCGTCGGAGACATCCATGGATACATCACCAAGCTCACCAACCTCTGGCTCAACCTCCAATCCGCCCTCGACCCATCACAATTCACCTCAGCCCTCGTCATCTTCCTCGGCGACTACTGCGACCGCGGACCGGAGACGCGTAAAGTCATCGACTTTCTGATCTCTCTCCCGGAGAAACACCCGGAGCAAACCCACGTCTTTCTCGCCGGGAACCACGACTTCGCCTTCGCGGCGTTTCTGGGTTTGCTGCCGCGTCCTTGGGACGGATCCGAGCTGAAGGAGACGTGGAGGGAGTACGAGGAGAGCGAGGAGAGGGAAGGTTGGTATAAAGGCGAAGGCTTTGAGGAGATGCATCTCCAAGGGAGGAGGTGGGCTGGTAAGATTAAGGCTCAGTTCAATTCCGTGAAAGGGATGGCTTATAAAGGATCTATTTATGATGCTGGGACTACTTTTGAATCTTATGGTGTTCCTCATGGATCTTCTG ATTTGATGAAGGCTGTGCCAGAGAGTCACAAGAAGTTCTTGACCAATATGGTTTGGGTCCATGAAGAG GATGATGTTTGTGTAGAGACCGAGGAAGGGGTAAAGCGTTGTAAGTTGATTGCTGTACATGCTGGTTTGGAGAAAGGGGACAGCGTTGAAGAACAACTAAAGCTGTTGAGAGCTAAAGACACGAGCATTTCGAAAGTACCGTATCTTAGCGGTCGGAGGAACGTTTGGGACATCCCACAG gaGCTGGATGATAAAGAGACTGTTTTAGTTAGCGGGCATCATGGGAAACTTCATATGGATGGTCTGAGATTGATCATCGATGAAGGGGGTGGATACCCGGAAAAGCCTGTGGCTGCGATTGTTCTTCCTTCTAAGATGATTATCCGAGACACTGATAATGTTTCTAGCTGA
- the LOC103870501 gene encoding uncharacterized protein LOC103870501 — protein sequence MGKVSLLLNFLISHASKQESMEKFDRNGGSSSGFKMPLHYPKYTKDDYEKMEEWRLDLLLSDYGLIAFHDTSTLHEKRAIAIETFLWPHAY from the coding sequence atgGGGAAAGTGAGCTTGCTTCTTAACTTTCTCATTAGCCATGCCTCCAAGCAAGAAAGCATGGAGAAATTTGACAGAAACGGAGGATCAAGCAGTGGGTTTAAGATGCCGTTGCATTACCCAAAATACACAAAGGATGATTACGAGAAGATGGAAGAGTGGAGACTTGATTTGCTTCTCTCAGACTACGGACTCATTGCTTTCCACGACACTAGTACTCTCCATGAGAAGCGAGCTATTGCGATCGAAACTTTTCTGTGGCCTCATGCGTACTAA